The Miscanthus floridulus cultivar M001 chromosome 6, ASM1932011v1, whole genome shotgun sequence genomic interval atttttcaaaccatttttttcaaataaaaataaatggaaatcaattcatttaaaatactgggccggcccgtgggaacagctggcccacggccatcaccggcctgcggcccgagcgcgagggaggggagacggcccaacagggcgtcagcccacggcctggctcggcctggccagccgaggcagggtgcccgccggggcgcgcgctggcgcggcggcgcggctcggccagcggccggcggccgtctccggccacggcagcgcaAGCAAGCAGCGAGCGAGGAGGTGTGCGAGGCATGGCGAAAgcgagcaggcagctaagcacggctgagaaggggaggaagaggcGCTCCAcggcgagcacggcggcgccatggacgtcggtggcgaggcgcggggaagctcacccagggctcggaaggcggcgcaagcgcgagcgtgagcgcaaggtgcaactgcgcctccaggtcgtgaggcaccggtcccggcaccggctggtcgctgagaaggttctccatcgtacggtaccgcaacggctcgccgtcgtggtacgcgttgatgcgctcctcgtcgtgagagagcggagtagcgagctcaaccggatTGTGCTCGAcatgagctggtgttggagtagacgtgcccggagaggtgcctgtcggtgctagaGTGCGTGGCAATGCCGGCGAAGGACTCATCGCAGCCAAGGTCCTGGCTAGAGAGCGTGGTGTTGTAGTaacaggcgccggggtcggtggaggctcggggactggggtagatgcactcgccgaagaagaactgcctactcccccagctccctcgaagtggacgtactcgacagtgaagtcgtcgtacgtcggagccgagccgtcgtccaccgccttgtcccacgcccatcctcgcccttcatcgaacacaacgtcgcgcgccgtgtgcacacgctgtgtcttcgagtcgaggatgcggtaggccttcgagccctccgcgtagccgatgaacactcccggagtgctcctgtcgtcgagcttgctgatgtggccaagatCCTTGGCAAACGCGAGGcggccgaagacccgcaagtgggagaccgtcggcttgcgcccatgccaagcctcgtacgacgtcctgccgtcgagcgccttggtaggcgagcggttgaggatgtagacggccgccaccaccgcctctccccagaagacagctggcatccccctctgcttgagaagggcccgagccatccccacagcCGTCTGGTTGCGCCACTCGACGACGTCGTTatgctgcgggctgtacgacgtggagtagtggcgctggatgtcctcatcagcgcagtatgacgcgaattcagccgccgttgtcggtgcgcagcacacgcagcttgcggccgcactccgcctccgtaggagcctgcgagcgcctgatggcgtccgcagcctctcccttgctgctgaggaccatcacccacatgtagcaggagaggtcgtcgacgagcagcaggaagtagcgtcgtcctcccggtgtggctggtgtcaccgggccacacaagtccccgtgcacaagctcgagcctctccttggctcgaaagctcgcccgctggggaaaggggagtcgcctctgcttcgtcaacacgcagacgtcgcagagctgctccacatggtcgaggcacggcaggcctcgcaccatctccgtggcactgagccgcttcagggcctcgaagtgaaggtgcccgaagcactcgtgccactgccacgcctcgtcatccCGCCGAGcggcgagacagaggggttgtgccacctgcacgttaaggatgtagagtcgatttgcgcttctggataccttggcaagaaggcgatgacggcgatcccaaatcctcatgactccatcctcaaccaccacgcgcgaaccgttctcgtccagctgtcccaagctgatgatggagttcctcaacgcggggatgttgtagactccggtgagcagcctatgCTCACCAgacatggcggtgaagatgacggagccgacacccttgatctccacgccggaggcatccccaaacttgacggagcctcagaCGCTAGAGtcgagctcggtgaagaactcccgtcgaccggtcatgtgatgggtggcgccggtgtcgaggcaccacccgtcagtcttgtcgttgccggagccatcgtcgaggagggcgtgtgcttttggctcgtcaaggtggaggagagccgctgcggccagtgccgctggaggtagctcgatacttgcatgtgccatgaacagagtcggctcctcctcctccgcctgtgcgacgtgggcctggccacgtcgtggctgtcgacagtccttggcccaatggctaaGCTGGCCGTAGTTGCGGCAGGcatcgtctcgtgccggcttgtgcttgccggcggcgccgccctgggcgcctccgcgggcatcaccctcggcacgtcctcgcgccccggcctgggcgtctctgcgcggctTGCcatgcttgcggccgcctgtcgcggaagaaggctcccccttcttccggtcaccttggctggcaagccactgctcccgagtgagaaggagcttcccgctagTGGTGATGGGCCTCGAGAGGGACCGTGGCTCATCattgtcgacgaccttgaggcgacctatcgcctcctcgatcgacatcgtggagagatccagcagagactcgatcgagcgagccatctgcttgtacctctcggggacgcagcggaagagcttttcgacagctctctcctcgccgtaggtgtcatcgccgaactgcaccatcttctgcaacagagtgttgagacggagagcgaagtcatcaacgtcctcacctggcttgaaggccaggttctcccactccttgcgaagtgcttgcagtgtggacttgcgggcgcggtcgctgccgatgcgtgccgtagTGATGGCGTCCTAAGCCTCCTTGgtagtccgcttgttggtaagcgagaactgcatctcgggcgggtctgcagcgatgagggcatccaacgcccgtcgatctaggtcgtagtcgacgtcgccgtaccggactgcctcccacatgtgccgcacctagagctttaccctcatcaccgcagcccactcgacgtagttggtcttggtgagggtaggccacccaccgccggggccgacgtccctgacggcagcctggagcccgtggtaaccacgatACCGATccagggagagagagccacgttgcctgtgaaggccgcgctttccatcgacccgtccgccatcgtcgccgtgcgcgcctcctccaggagcgccaccgccatgcgcgcctcctccaggagcgccgccgccgtgcgcgcgtccgcgcctgtcggggctgccgccgcgctcgtgggcgtgcgcggctgcccactgtgCCACCTGCGCTCGTcctgcctccctccccagcaaCTCGAGGTCTACGTTGGCGCTGTCATAAGCAGAAACGGAGCTGCTGATGTTGCCGCGCAGGGCCTCgacctctgccgccgccgccgctgcttccgcctccgctctggctgctgccagctccgccgctgccagcctcgacgcccttgccgccgccgcagcggtctctgtcgccgctcgctcgcgttcctctgccgcggcaagttcggcctcctgtcgacgccgcgtgctcgaggcgaccgagcacAGAGACTGCCccgcggacatgacgcgctaccggggggctgttgcgtggggagagggctgcttcagatgagctgctgctcgtctgcgcagagggagaggagtgagcagaagcggccggagctgctgctgctcctagctggggctgttgtgcggctgggaaaggagatgagcaggagatgctcaggctacatgatagtacggctctgatactAGTTGTTAGttgctgaattcttactcttaatagtagtagaattcttactctcatcgagaaaggatgacactaggagttggggcaattttctttgTTTCTCACACAAATATCATGCCAACCTGAGGAGTtgggggtacatatttataggctgctagccagccaagcatatgttaagatgctagtctaagatgcttgtctaagatgctaagatgctgtcctctaagatgtcctaaaaacagaccatgcagccacaaggaccatgtgaccagcacagcccaacaaagaccagcccacacatgagacttatcccatcactCAGAACGTTCGGTTGCGTCGGCCATGTGAAAAACACTAAGCCTCACCTcggcaagctggaggacaggagcacacccatggtgctCCTAGGGTACGAGGAAGGCAGCAAGGCCTATCGGCTCCTCGATCCCAAGGGAGGCAAGGTGGTGATCTCCAAGGATGTGGTGTTCAACGAGTTGGCGGCCTGGGATTGGGAGGATTCGGGCACGGGGGAAGCCGGTGGCGTCAGCGGCACGTTTGCCGTCGAACACCTCATGatccaaggaggtggaggtgctggcgttGGAGAGTAGGCTGTGGACGGGCCAGGTCCGGCAGCTGAGGCGGCCGAGGAGGAGCCGCCAAGTCCGGCcacggcgggcgcgggcgagcaATCACCACCAGCAGCGGCGCATTTGCCTCCACCGCAGTCCCCTGCTTCGGCAGGACAGGGGACGCCTCCGCTCGAGTTGACCTCTCCGCCCACTGACATCGATGAGTATGTGGACGCTTTCCACGACAGCGAGGAGGTCCGGTTCCGCCGGGTGGACAACATCGTCGGCGACGGGGGAGCTCCTGGTTTGGCTAGTCGGCTTCTCGATGACTCGGAGCTGCTTCTCGTCAGCGCAGAGGAGCCACCCACGTTTGTGGTGGCTGAGCGCGACGCCAATTGGCGGCGggcgatgttggaggagatgaaggcgatcgaggacaaTGGGGCATGGGAGTTGGTTGATCTACCGGCTGGTTGCTGGCCGATTGGGCTCAAAtgggtctacaaggtgaagcaGGACGAGCTCGTCGCCATCGTCAAGTACAAGGCTCGGCTCGTCGCCCACggctttgtccagcgcgagggcatcgacttcgaggaggtctttgctcTGGCGGCGCGCATGGAGTCCGTCCGCCTGCTGCTGGCCATGGCAGCGGCAAAGGATTGGCACGTCCACCACCTCGACATCAAGTCAGCAGTCCTCAACGCGAGctcgcggagacggtcttcgtcatgCAAGGTCTAggcttcgccgtcaagggagcagagcacaaggtgctcaggctgcgcaaggcgctctacgagcTCCGGCAGGCCCTgtgggcgtggaatgccaagctcgacgccaccttgggcgagcttgggttcacccGCTGCGCCACAGAGCAcgtgctctacacgcggcgactggggaaggaggagctcgtcgtcggcgtgtacgTGGACGATTTGATCATCACCGGGGCGCGAGTAGAGGACATCGACGGCTTTAAGCgcgagatggtggctcatttCAAGACGAGCGATCTCGgcacgctctcctactacctcggcatcgaggtgaggcaGGGGAAACAGAGTATCTCCCTGGGCCAGCGCTCCTATGTGGAGAAACTGTTGGAGCCGTGGCGGCATGgcagagtgcaagccgtgcgcgaCTCCGATGGAAGAGTGGTTGAAGTCCAAGCATAGCACGATGGCGAAGGTGGATGCGACGTGCTATCGGAGCATCGTCGACGGGCTGTGCTACCTCACGCACACTCGGCCGGACATCGTGTCCGCAGTCGGGTACGTTAGCCGATTCATGGAGGACCCGCGCGAGGATCACTGGACGGTGAAGAGGCTGCTGCGCGATGTCAAGGGGACGCTCGATCATGCTATCATCTTCCCCAAGCACGGCGGCAAGGGTGGGCTGCGCCTCACGGTCTTCAGTGAGGCACCCCCCAAAACAGAGGAAGGTGAGCCGGAGCTCACTGTCTCcagtgatgcagacatggcggacGACATCGAcgggcgacggagcacctctggtgtgctcgtcttccttggagCGGCCCCCATTGCTTGGCAGTCGCTGAAGCAGAAGATCGTGGCGCTGTCGACGTGTGAGGCGGAGTACAtcgcagcggccatggcggcgtgcCAGGCTGTTTGGCTGcgctggctgctgggcgagctgactggCGAGGAAGCTCACCTGCcagctctgatggtggacaaTCAACCCACCCTCGCCCTCGCCAAGAACCCTGTCCGCCACGACCGGAGCAAGaacatcgacatcaagttccactttcTCCGGGACtgcgtcgatggagggcagattgtcatcgagtttgtcgagaccggcagacagctcgctgacatcctcaccaagtcactcggaCGCGTGCGGTTCATGGAGCCgaggaagatgattggcatggatgaggtcaaggcttcgggttagcagcaggattaggggaagaattgtaatacataatctgctgctcccaAATTCTCTCTTTGCAGTAGATTAGGATTAGATTTTGGTCAGCATGGCTGCCCCCTCCCTAGTGCTGTAGCTTGTAAGGCAATAGGCCATCTAGTACTTGTAGTTGGTAGAAGTACATCAGCCATGTTTTGGTAGTGGGCTAATATAAGCCAATGTACTAGTAGTACTtaagagtaggtagttggtgtactcaccaTACCTCTCTGTACCCGATAGAGGTACTAGCTCATGTATATATACTAAGCCAATGCAATGAGAAAAAGCAGTTCAGTTTCCCACATTCAGAAGCAGAGTTTCGGCCAGGGCTGGGTTTGTGCTGTGTGTGTTTTTTTGAGCTCAACccctttttctacctctagctatagtgagtgtgctggtaagcttgttgcttacctgtgcagggcagcaAGGGACCAACAATCTCTAGGTGAGACATCACATGCAGTTCGAGGTTGTGTACTAAACATTAATCTTCAGACTTTCGGAGTCATATCAAACGACATCAGTAGACTTTAGGACCTGAGATAGTAGCAATAGCTGAATGCCGTTATTGATGCAATGAAATATTAGGAAATTTGTCTTTCATTCAGTACGCACATGTTTACTGGCATCTCCGTACGTACATCCCACTCTGCCTATTCCTATAATCTTGTTCCTATTCTAGGAAATAGAAATTGCATAGGGGCACTGTAGAGGAAAGGAATCAGAGTGCAAGCTTGAGGTGGTCACTGTAGGCGTTCAGCTGGCGCTATGGCTCCGGGCCACGGAGACGCAGTGCCACCGATCGCATATGTTCCTGCACcttgtgctgctgctgcggctgtgAGGTGAAGCAGGAccgtcgccttgtccaccggGACGTCGTCTAGCAGCAGCACATGCCCTCCCCGCCGGCGCCGCTTGCACGACCCGGTAAAGTCGTCCTGCACAGAACCACATCGCCCGCGGCCTCCAGGGCGACGAAGTACCCGCCTCGGGTCGGGATCCCGGCCCTGAACTGTCTGCCCGCGCTGAGAGAGGAGTCCGGTTGGCGCAAGCATGCAAGGGAACAAAGAAGAGGGTCGGCCTAACGTGGCATCAGCGGTTATTGGGCTGGGCCGTATCGAGCAGACCGGCCAGAACGTTGTTGGTTGACGCACGGGATTACTGGGTGACGGGGCGGGGGCGAGCGGGGCGATTAACCGCGCTGACGATAACACTGGAGATTGTTTAGGTGTAGAGATTTAGTCTACAAAACCTTCATGCTTCCAGAATGGAATAATTTTCTTCTATACCAAGGCTGTTGTGTCTTAGGTGCCAGACTTGAATTTGGCATATGCTAATAAGTGGAATAACATTAATCATAGTACATTATCTAACAAGTGGAATGTGATTCTGTCTAATTGTTCACAGTAGTTTTCACTTTTCAACATTCGGCATGAATCATTTATTGTTCAAAGCtgttttttgttttcattttcatATCTCCATTTTACATCAGTGGTGTGTCAAGGCGCCAAGCATATGGATTTTTTATTATCTAATTTTTAACATATACTGTTCTTTCTACTCATTTTTGATGTATTCCTTTTGCTGAACATGTGCAGAAATTCAGAGAATTTTTGTTGTCAAAGGACTTTGTTGGGATCCACACCCCAAAATTGATTTCTGGATCTAGTGAAGGAGGTGCAGCTGTATTCAAGCTTTTGTACAATGGTCAACCTGCTTGTTTAGCACAGTCTCCCCAGTTGTGCAAGCAAATGGCTATCTGTGGTGGTTTTGAACGAGTATTTGAGGTTGGCCCTGTGTTTAGAGCAGAAAATTCAAACACACACAGGCATCTCTGTGAGTTTGTTGGTCTTGATGCTGAAATGGAGATTAAGGAGCATTATTTTGAGGTAAGATTGTAAGAAGAATGCATTATTTAATTGTCTGAAGCAGTCATTGTTGACTATATTTTTTACACAGGTCTGTGACATTATAGATGGCTTATTCGTATCAATATTTAAACACTTGACTGAAAACTGCAAGAAAGAACTCGAAACAATAAACAGGCAGTATCCGTTTGAACCTCTGAAGGTAAAGATTCTTGCTTGTTTTGTAATTTGACTATGCAGTTCTCTTGGTTCTGTAGCTCAAGAGATTGACAGATCACTGATAATGTTATGCAGTATCTTGACAAAACCTTGAAGCTCACTTATGAGGAAGGGGTTCAAATGTTGAAGGTACATACTTGCAGCTGTCTCTTGCATAGTCTAGGCTTGCTCTGTGtagcatatataaatatatgatcatgaattaattctagttgctatttcCTCTGATCCCTAATATGAGTCCATCCATAGCCATCTCAGACAAAAACCAAATACAGGTCCATCAGCAAATCCAATGCAACTTTTTATTATCTCCACTTCCCTGTGTTGCGCCTATAAATACACCTAATAATAAATGAAGTAAACAGGTTAACTACTTTTTCTATAGCAATTATAGCAGCAATTGGGTCTTTTGGGTCTTTTCTCCATGCACCTTAATTTGTGTATGCAAGTCCAAATGGACTTCTATAAGTCAGTGGAAGTAGT includes:
- the LOC136457347 gene encoding secreted RxLR effector protein 161-like, whose protein sequence is MAKVDATCYRSIVDGLCYLTHTRPDIVSAVGYVSRFMEDPREDHWTVKRLLRDVKGTLDHAIIFPKHGGKGGLRLTVFSEAPPKTEEGEPELTVSSDADMADDIDGRRSTSGVLVFLGAAPIAWQSLKQKIVALSTCEAEYIAAAMAACQAVWLRWLLGELTGEEAHLPALMVDNQPTLALAKNPVRHDRSKNIDIKFHFLRDCVDGGQIVIEFVETGRQLADILTKSLGRVRFMEPRKMIGMDEVKASG
- the LOC136457348 gene encoding aspartate--tRNA ligase 2, cytoplasmic-like, which codes for FAEHVQKFREFLLSKDFVGIHTPKLISGSSEGGAAVFKLLYNGQPACLAQSPQLCKQMAICGGFERVFEVGPVFRAENSNTHRHLCEFVGLDAEMEIKEHYFEVCDIIDGLFVSIFKHLTENCKKELETINRQYPFEPLKYLDKTLKLTYEEGVQMLKEAGTEIEPMGDLNTEAEKKLGRLVREKYNTDFFILYRYPLAVRPFYTMPCYDNPAYTNSFDVFIRGEEIISGAQRIHTPELLAKRATECGIDVSTISAYIESFSYGAPPHGGFGVGLERVVMLFCALNNIRKTSMFPRDPQRLVP